In one Vibrio sp. CB1-14 genomic region, the following are encoded:
- a CDS encoding MATE family efflux transporter — MEPPSYRYFVKNVLILGIPIALQSLLMSSLGFVDSLMISQLGTEEVAAAGIGARIFWVSIVLVWGLGSGMGILLAQYWGANDEKGLKRYLALGTGVTQGLAFFCFVLCFFMPTLLPSLFNPSETVLALASDYVQLLGIAMCLSGLGIAADTALRSIGQTRINLYVSILEVALNVVLNYILIFGYLGLPAMGLIGAGIGSVIARSIRLIVILVIIYRYFPVLALRWQNVVEACERSMVSKFVTITYPIMVGTVIWCAGIFTFNIILGRMGQTELATMAVITPLESVGLALGLGLSNATGIIIGNSLGANQFKHSTQYARWALQSAFIVGALLGGILLVAQSALLSLYGALSDDVTELMIMSFPVMALSIMLRTINITLIVGVLRSGGDSKFCMNMDFVCQWMWAVPVTAMGAIVFELPFTTVLLLMTSEEIIKVLPAAWRVYSDKWVNNLTENTERSAA, encoded by the coding sequence ATGGAGCCACCGTCGTATCGCTACTTTGTTAAAAATGTCCTAATACTAGGGATTCCAATTGCACTGCAAAGCTTGTTGATGAGCAGTTTAGGTTTTGTCGACAGTTTAATGATCAGTCAATTAGGTACAGAGGAAGTCGCGGCGGCGGGCATTGGCGCTCGAATATTTTGGGTTTCCATCGTCTTGGTTTGGGGACTGGGCTCCGGTATGGGAATCTTGTTAGCCCAATACTGGGGTGCGAACGATGAAAAAGGCCTTAAGCGCTATCTCGCGCTGGGTACAGGAGTCACTCAAGGACTTGCCTTTTTTTGCTTCGTACTCTGCTTTTTCATGCCGACCTTATTGCCGAGTTTGTTCAATCCAAGCGAAACTGTACTGGCACTCGCCAGTGACTATGTTCAACTTCTTGGCATTGCCATGTGTCTATCTGGGCTTGGTATCGCCGCTGACACGGCGCTGCGCTCAATAGGACAGACCCGTATAAACCTATATGTGTCGATATTAGAAGTCGCCCTCAATGTGGTTTTGAATTACATTCTGATATTCGGCTACTTAGGTTTGCCCGCAATGGGTCTTATTGGTGCAGGGATCGGCAGCGTTATCGCTCGTTCAATACGCCTAATCGTAATACTGGTTATCATCTATCGCTACTTTCCAGTTCTGGCATTGCGTTGGCAAAACGTTGTCGAGGCTTGTGAACGAAGCATGGTGAGTAAGTTCGTCACCATTACATACCCGATAATGGTCGGTACGGTGATTTGGTGCGCCGGTATCTTTACATTCAACATCATTCTTGGTCGCATGGGACAAACCGAACTCGCAACGATGGCGGTGATTACGCCACTAGAGTCCGTTGGTCTTGCCTTAGGTCTCGGCCTATCTAATGCTACCGGTATCATTATTGGCAACAGCTTAGGCGCGAATCAATTTAAGCACAGTACACAATATGCCAGGTGGGCGCTTCAATCTGCCTTTATTGTGGGCGCGTTACTTGGGGGCATTTTATTAGTCGCGCAAAGTGCCCTTTTATCTCTCTATGGCGCGTTATCTGATGACGTCACAGAACTCATGATTATGAGCTTCCCTGTTATGGCGCTGAGCATCATGTTGCGAACCATCAACATCACTTTAATCGTTGGTGTACTGAGAAGTGGTGGGGACAGTAAATTTTGTATGAACATGGACTTCGTTTGCCAATGGATGTGGGCAGTTCCTGTAACTGCTATGGGTGCTATCGTGTTTGAATTGCCTTTTACTACTGTACTGCTTTTGATGACATCGGAAGAAATTATTAAGGTTCTGCCCGCGGCATGGCGAGTCTACAGTGATAAATGGGTAAACAATTTAACTGAAAATACCGAGCGCTCAGCTGCTTAG
- a CDS encoding 1-acyl-sn-glycerol-3-phosphate acyltransferase, with product MTTQTDPYIDIRPYNDDEIPAAIDRLINDAEFIDAILQHRFSNHAPWFKALMSPLVKVYLKFKWAKLDSVEAIQLEVKKYLEQTLNATTQGVTYQGLDKLDKNTSYLFVSNHRDIAMDPALVNYGLHQNNHRTVRIAIGDNLLKKPCATELMRLNKSFIVKRSLKGSREMMRALGTLSSYIKHSLDTGNSIWIAQKEGRAKDGNDFTDPAILKMFHVEGRKQKVAFAEYIRSLKIVPVSVSYENDPCDIAKAKELYEKATHGNYQKGEFEDIESIVQGIVGRKDRVNVVFGDVIDQDFETPDALAQEIDRQIHANYTLFPINKLAAGLEDDTITEATRTTLKEKFDVLPEGAHQYLLDSYANPVKNILLDKAEMPEAAEA from the coding sequence ATGACAACACAGACAGATCCTTATATTGATATTCGTCCTTACAATGATGACGAAATCCCAGCCGCGATTGATCGACTGATCAACGACGCTGAATTTATTGATGCTATTTTGCAGCACCGTTTTTCTAATCATGCGCCTTGGTTTAAAGCGCTGATGAGCCCATTGGTTAAAGTGTACCTAAAATTCAAGTGGGCTAAGCTTGATAGCGTAGAAGCGATCCAGCTAGAAGTGAAAAAGTATCTAGAGCAAACGCTAAACGCAACAACACAAGGTGTGACTTATCAAGGTCTTGATAAGCTAGATAAAAACACCTCTTACCTATTTGTGTCGAATCACCGTGATATCGCGATGGATCCGGCGCTTGTTAACTACGGCCTACACCAAAACAACCACAGAACCGTGCGTATTGCTATTGGTGATAATTTACTTAAAAAGCCCTGTGCAACTGAGCTTATGCGCCTCAACAAGAGCTTTATCGTTAAGCGCTCGCTTAAAGGCTCACGTGAGATGATGAGAGCTTTGGGCACGTTGTCTTCGTACATTAAGCACTCACTGGATACTGGAAACTCAATCTGGATTGCTCAGAAAGAAGGTCGTGCAAAAGATGGCAACGATTTCACTGACCCTGCGATTCTTAAGATGTTCCATGTTGAAGGTCGCAAGCAAAAAGTGGCATTCGCAGAGTACATTCGTTCGTTAAAAATTGTCCCAGTGTCGGTCTCTTACGAAAACGACCCTTGTGATATTGCTAAAGCAAAAGAACTTTATGAAAAAGCGACGCATGGCAACTATCAAAAAGGTGAGTTTGAAGATATCGAAAGCATCGTGCAAGGCATTGTTGGCCGCAAAGACCGCGTAAACGTGGTGTTTGGTGATGTGATTGATCAAGACTTTGAAACACCAGACGCATTGGCGCAAGAGATCGACCGCCAAATCCATGCAAACTACACTTTGTTCCCAATTAACAAGTTGGCTGCTGGTTTGGAAGATGACACCATTACTGAAGCAACGCGCACAACGCTAAAAGAGAAGTTTGATGTGCTGCCAGAGGGCGCACACCAATATTTGCTGGATAGCTATGCCAACCCGGTGAAGAACATTTTGCTAGATAAAGCAGAGATGCCAGAAGCCGCAGAAGCGTAA
- a CDS encoding DUF6515 family protein, whose product MTYKSLFSTLIICTVLGTSPVFADPWHKFIDKPWKEHKHKHKKKEVHVVHHYPKHRLPKDAILLAIAGVTYALIDGHYYQQRKEKYVFVEKPPKRRYRPGKVIRQLPEGATAVNKRGQQYFVSRGNWFLSIGNGKYVVVEP is encoded by the coding sequence ATGACTTACAAATCTTTGTTTTCCACACTCATTATCTGCACCGTGCTTGGAACCAGCCCTGTTTTTGCAGACCCTTGGCACAAGTTTATCGACAAACCTTGGAAAGAACATAAACACAAACATAAAAAGAAAGAAGTGCATGTCGTTCATCACTATCCAAAACACCGCCTACCTAAAGATGCCATTTTATTGGCCATCGCAGGCGTAACATACGCGCTCATCGATGGACATTATTACCAGCAGAGAAAAGAGAAATATGTGTTTGTCGAAAAGCCGCCAAAGCGTCGCTATCGGCCGGGTAAAGTGATTAGACAGCTTCCTGAAGGGGCTACGGCAGTCAATAAACGTGGCCAACAGTACTTTGTATCGAGAGGGAATTGGTTCTTGTCCATCGGAAATGGCAAGTATGTGGTGGTAGAACCGTAG
- a CDS encoding nicotinate-nicotinamide nucleotide adenylyltransferase, producing MTKIAIFGSAFNPPSLGHKSVIQSLSHFDKVLLVPSISHAWGKSMLDYSIRCQLVDMFIDDLAQSNVERSDIEEHLYQPNSSVTTFAVLEALEQHYPDAELTFVLGPDNLFSFEKFYNAQQIVERWSLLACPEKVKVRSTTIRYSLSQGLNVDHLTTVSVAKHLVAHKLY from the coding sequence ATGACAAAAATAGCGATATTTGGCAGCGCCTTTAACCCACCGAGCCTTGGCCATAAGAGCGTGATTCAATCACTGAGCCATTTTGACAAGGTACTGCTGGTGCCGAGTATCTCTCACGCTTGGGGCAAAAGTATGTTGGATTACAGCATTCGCTGCCAACTGGTCGATATGTTTATAGACGATTTAGCCCAAAGTAATGTCGAGCGCTCAGATATCGAAGAGCACTTGTATCAGCCAAATAGTTCAGTGACCACATTTGCAGTGCTAGAAGCCCTAGAGCAGCATTACCCTGATGCCGAGCTGACTTTTGTGCTGGGGCCTGACAACCTATTTAGCTTCGAAAAATTTTATAACGCTCAGCAAATCGTTGAACGTTGGTCATTACTCGCCTGTCCCGAGAAAGTGAAAGTTCGCTCTACTACTATCCGTTACAGTTTGTCCCAAGGTTTGAATGTAGATCACTTAACAACAGTAAGTGTCGCTAAACATTTGGTCGCCCATAAGCTATATTGA
- the urtA gene encoding urea ABC transporter substrate-binding protein produces MNMTFKLKLTAMGASLAFASGMAMAEEETIKVGVLHSLSGTMAISETTLKDTILMLVEEQNKKGGLLGKKLEAVVVDPASNWPLFAEKARELIEKEKVDVVFGGWTSVSRKSMLPVFEELNSILFYPVQYEGEESSKNVFYTGAAPNQQAVPAVDYLTDELEVERWVLAGTDYVYPRTTNKILESYLKSKGVSESDIMISYTPFGHSDWQSIVSDIKKFGSEGKKTAVVSTINGDANVPFYKELGAQGVSSEDIPVVAFSVGEEELSGMDTSALVGHLAAWNYFMSVDTDANEEFVETWQKFIASEKRVTNDPMEAHYIGFNMWTQAVTNAGTTDAEKVQDALIGVSVPNLSGGYSTMLPNHHITKPVLIGEIQDDGQFDVVWETTGLVAGDAWSNYLPESAKLYSSWAKPFSCGAFNVETGKCSGSAQ; encoded by the coding sequence ATGAACATGACGTTCAAATTAAAGCTTACAGCGATGGGCGCGTCACTGGCTTTTGCATCTGGCATGGCGATGGCTGAAGAGGAAACGATCAAAGTTGGCGTTCTACACTCACTATCAGGTACGATGGCAATCAGTGAGACGACACTGAAAGACACCATTTTGATGTTGGTGGAAGAGCAAAATAAGAAAGGCGGCCTATTGGGCAAAAAGCTTGAAGCTGTTGTGGTAGACCCTGCGTCAAACTGGCCTCTATTTGCCGAGAAAGCACGTGAGCTGATTGAGAAGGAGAAGGTTGATGTGGTATTCGGTGGTTGGACGTCCGTATCTCGCAAATCGATGCTTCCTGTGTTTGAAGAGTTAAACAGTATTCTTTTCTACCCAGTGCAGTATGAGGGTGAAGAGTCATCGAAGAATGTGTTTTACACCGGCGCTGCGCCAAACCAACAAGCAGTTCCTGCGGTTGACTACCTAACGGATGAATTGGAAGTAGAACGTTGGGTGTTAGCTGGTACGGATTACGTTTATCCGCGCACGACCAACAAGATCTTAGAGTCTTACCTGAAATCGAAAGGGGTGAGCGAATCAGACATCATGATTAGCTACACGCCGTTTGGTCATTCTGACTGGCAGTCGATTGTTTCTGACATCAAGAAATTTGGTTCTGAAGGCAAGAAAACTGCCGTTGTATCAACCATCAACGGTGACGCAAACGTACCATTTTACAAAGAGCTAGGAGCACAAGGCGTCTCATCTGAAGACATCCCTGTTGTGGCATTCTCGGTTGGTGAAGAAGAACTATCAGGTATGGATACTTCCGCGTTGGTGGGTCACTTAGCGGCATGGAACTATTTCATGAGCGTGGATACTGATGCGAATGAAGAGTTCGTTGAAACGTGGCAGAAGTTCATTGCAAGCGAAAAACGTGTCACCAACGATCCGATGGAAGCACACTACATTGGCTTCAATATGTGGACACAAGCGGTGACGAACGCAGGTACGACAGATGCTGAAAAAGTACAGGACGCATTGATCGGCGTGTCGGTACCAAACCTATCAGGTGGCTACTCAACCATGCTACCAAACCACCACATCACAAAACCGGTTCTAATCGGTGAAATCCAAGATGACGGTCAGTTTGACGTTGTTTGGGAAACCACTGGTCTAGTAGCAGGTGACGCATGGTCTAACTACCTACCCGAATCAGCGAAGCTTTACTCTAGCTGGGCGAAGCCATTCTCATGTGGCGCATTCAACGTAGAGACAGGCAAGTGTTCAGGTAGCGCGCAATAA
- a CDS encoding AraC family transcriptional regulator — protein sequence MNHAIDFQSNSYDFVTITARKKTLHNQLIRVEEGQVIVRLGKNEYLFQAGELFWLPFDCLTSLTILPHTKLSTVKFSIRLRDKFPGQAGHIKTTPLTSAILDRLTTASSDVIKNDLLQVLRHEVAAMSPALTLDSTSENISRWTPGSNTVSGELALVLLVREARKLKLSGKKPEAICEQLFAGNQAQFQQLTQNLLGTEL from the coding sequence ATGAATCACGCAATCGACTTTCAATCAAACAGTTACGACTTTGTCACCATCACCGCACGTAAAAAAACGCTGCATAACCAGCTAATTCGTGTCGAGGAAGGTCAAGTGATAGTCAGACTGGGTAAAAACGAATATCTATTCCAAGCTGGCGAACTCTTTTGGCTGCCGTTTGACTGCCTAACAAGCTTGACAATACTACCGCATACCAAGCTTAGTACGGTGAAGTTTTCAATTCGTTTGCGCGATAAGTTTCCGGGACAAGCCGGCCATATCAAAACCACACCACTAACGAGTGCGATTCTAGATAGACTCACCACCGCATCAAGTGACGTGATTAAAAACGATCTGCTGCAAGTCCTACGCCATGAAGTTGCTGCGATGTCACCTGCACTCACTCTAGACAGCACCAGTGAAAACATCTCGCGCTGGACACCGGGTTCAAATACCGTATCTGGTGAATTGGCATTAGTGCTTCTTGTTCGTGAAGCTCGCAAGCTTAAACTGTCTGGTAAAAAACCAGAGGCGATTTGTGAGCAGTTGTTCGCTGGTAATCAAGCACAGTTCCAGCAGCTTACCCAAAACCTGCTGGGTACGGAACTATAG
- the nadE gene encoding ammonia-dependent NAD(+) synthetase: protein MEQLIRDEMRVLPSIDPQFEIERRVAFIKSKLQQSGCKSIVLGISGGVDSTTCGRLAQLAVNELNQASESNDYQFIAVRLPYGEQKDEDEAQLALSFIEPTHSVSVDIKAGVDGLHAASHVALEGTGLLPTDAAKVDFVKGNVKARARMVAQYEIAGYVGGLVLGTDHSAENITGFYTKFGDGACDLAPLFGLSKRQVREVAATLGAPALLVKKTPTADLEELDPQKADEDALNLTYDQIDDFLEGKPVSQDVSDKLVAIYKATQHKREAIPTIYD, encoded by the coding sequence ATGGAACAACTTATTCGAGACGAGATGCGCGTGCTTCCGTCTATCGACCCACAATTTGAAATTGAACGCCGTGTTGCATTTATTAAGAGTAAATTGCAACAGTCTGGATGCAAATCCATCGTTCTCGGTATCAGTGGGGGTGTGGACTCAACAACTTGTGGCCGTTTGGCACAATTGGCAGTTAACGAGCTCAACCAAGCGAGCGAGAGCAACGACTACCAATTCATCGCAGTGCGCCTACCTTACGGTGAACAAAAAGACGAAGACGAAGCACAGCTAGCGCTCTCTTTCATCGAACCAACCCACTCTGTATCCGTTGACATCAAAGCTGGTGTGGATGGTCTTCATGCTGCTTCACACGTTGCACTAGAAGGCACTGGCCTGCTACCAACAGACGCGGCGAAAGTCGATTTTGTTAAAGGTAACGTAAAAGCGCGTGCACGCATGGTCGCTCAGTACGAAATCGCTGGTTACGTGGGTGGTTTAGTGCTTGGTACTGACCACTCAGCAGAAAACATCACTGGTTTCTACACTAAGTTTGGTGATGGTGCATGTGATTTGGCACCGCTATTTGGTCTTAGCAAACGTCAAGTTCGTGAAGTAGCCGCAACCCTTGGTGCGCCAGCGTTACTTGTTAAGAAAACACCAACCGCAGATCTTGAAGAACTCGATCCACAAAAAGCCGATGAAGATGCGTTAAACCTAACGTACGATCAGATTGATGACTTCTTAGAGGGCAAGCCAGTTTCTCAAGACGTTTCAGACAAGTTGGTTGCTATTTACAAAGCAACACAACACAAACGTGAAGCGATCCCGACAATCTACGACTAA
- a CDS encoding YdcH family protein produces the protein MLGEDHSLLKEFPEHQDTILALTQSDQGFAADTKNYNALDKEIRVLELNGSPIEDTEMHQLKHDRAVLKDSLHQRIVSASK, from the coding sequence ATGTTAGGCGAAGATCACTCTCTTCTTAAGGAATTTCCAGAACATCAAGATACAATTTTAGCGCTGACACAAAGCGATCAAGGCTTTGCTGCAGATACTAAAAACTACAATGCTCTGGATAAAGAAATTCGTGTGTTGGAACTCAACGGTTCACCTATCGAAGATACCGAGATGCATCAACTAAAACATGATAGAGCCGTTTTAAAAGACTCGTTGCATCAACGTATAGTGAGTGCTTCAAAATAA
- a CDS encoding CatB-related O-acetyltransferase, protein MNPFPNWLQGQVIKDTITNPNIQVGDHSYYSGFYHGKNFEECAVRYLLGDPPTREVWESGLYPNIDKLYIGKFCSIASGATFMMAGNQGHRMDWISTFPFPSETFGDKVQDGFLPSGDTVIGNDVWIGSEAMIMPGVTIGDGAIIGARSVITKDVAPYTVVVGHNTVIKKRFTEQEIHKLSQMKWWDWPLASLKEAMDIMCSPDINALFEFYQSSDALTGGKLSNSPHK, encoded by the coding sequence ATGAATCCTTTTCCCAATTGGCTTCAAGGCCAAGTCATAAAAGATACAATCACTAACCCTAATATTCAGGTCGGCGATCACTCCTACTATTCAGGTTTTTATCACGGAAAAAACTTCGAAGAGTGTGCCGTGCGCTATCTGCTTGGCGATCCACCGACTCGAGAAGTATGGGAAAGCGGTCTCTATCCAAATATCGATAAGCTCTACATTGGTAAGTTTTGCTCTATCGCATCAGGGGCGACCTTTATGATGGCTGGCAACCAAGGCCACCGAATGGACTGGATATCGACGTTTCCTTTTCCGAGTGAGACCTTTGGCGACAAAGTTCAAGATGGCTTTCTGCCCTCCGGAGACACTGTTATCGGCAACGATGTCTGGATTGGTTCTGAAGCGATGATAATGCCTGGGGTAACAATTGGCGACGGAGCGATTATTGGTGCACGTTCGGTGATCACCAAAGACGTCGCGCCTTACACTGTGGTGGTCGGTCATAACACCGTCATAAAAAAGCGCTTTACCGAGCAAGAAATCCATAAGCTTTCACAAATGAAATGGTGGGATTGGCCTCTAGCATCGTTGAAAGAGGCTATGGATATCATGTGCAGTCCTGATATCAATGCCTTGTTTGAGTTTTACCAAAGTAGCGATGCGCTCACAGGCGGCAAGTTGAGTAATTCACCCCACAAATAG
- a CDS encoding slipin family protein: MLSYTFGVIAVLLIALATQIFKVLREYERGVVFFLGRFQEVKGPGLIILIPFIQQMVRVDLRTVVLDVPTQDLITRDNVSVRVNAVVYFRVVDPQMAINNIESYSDATSQLSQTTLRSVLGQHELDELLSERERLNKDLQAILDQQTDDWGIKIATVEVKHVDLNESMVRALARQAEAERNRRAKIIHATGELEASNKLKEAAEILNQAPNALQLRYMQTLTEITNDKTSTIVFPLPINLAEAVSDIAQAIPKDKPGDS; encoded by the coding sequence ATGTTAAGTTACACATTTGGAGTCATTGCCGTTTTATTGATTGCACTGGCGACACAAATTTTCAAAGTACTGCGCGAATATGAGCGTGGCGTAGTATTCTTTCTTGGTCGATTTCAAGAGGTAAAAGGGCCTGGCCTAATTATCTTGATTCCCTTTATTCAGCAAATGGTGCGTGTCGATTTAAGAACGGTGGTTCTTGATGTGCCGACGCAAGACTTAATTACCCGCGACAATGTATCAGTGCGCGTCAATGCCGTAGTCTATTTCCGCGTCGTTGATCCGCAAATGGCGATCAACAACATCGAAAGTTACAGCGATGCCACTAGCCAACTATCACAAACGACCCTACGCTCTGTGCTAGGTCAACATGAACTGGATGAACTGTTGTCAGAAAGAGAACGTCTTAACAAAGATCTACAAGCCATACTCGATCAGCAAACCGATGACTGGGGCATAAAAATCGCGACTGTTGAAGTGAAACATGTCGACCTAAACGAAAGCATGGTCAGAGCCTTAGCAAGGCAAGCAGAAGCCGAACGTAACCGCCGAGCGAAAATCATTCATGCAACTGGTGAGCTCGAGGCATCGAATAAATTGAAAGAGGCTGCTGAGATCCTGAATCAAGCTCCGAACGCACTGCAACTTAGGTACATGCAAACACTCACCGAAATAACCAATGACAAGACCTCCACTATTGTATTTCCACTACCAATCAACTTAGCGGAAGCGGTATCAGACATCGCTCAAGCAATCCCAAAAGACAAACCTGGCGATAGCTGA
- a CDS encoding NfeD family protein: MKRLWLLLITLTLFAGQALANTVWILPVNGAIGPANSDYLSREIELAHTQGVSLIILKMDTPGGLDSAMRDIVHAITASNIPIATWVGPAGSRAASAGTYILLASHIAAMAEGTNLGAATPVALGGSKSPTSPVGEDDDKEPVNDDYNSQQVPAKTASEKKVINDAKAYIKGLARLHGRNAEWAQKAVTEAASLDATDALELNVIDYLVNSPEELINAINGKTITVANQNVTPSIEVPIFVERIPDWRAEMLAVITNPNVAYILMLIGIYGLLLEFYNPGIGLPGVLGGICLLLAMYALQMMPLNYAGLALLLLGIALMVAEAFSPSFGILGLGGLVAFVLGSIFLMDSELPNFQVALPLIIGIGIFSLALILLVVGLLLRIRRKHITTGTETFPGKVAVVSDDFVDGHGRVQLNGALWSATTDDSANPLRGDKVTIVDIQGLKLKITSHHRPHN; this comes from the coding sequence ATGAAACGTTTGTGGCTTCTACTTATCACACTAACCCTGTTTGCTGGTCAGGCGCTAGCAAACACCGTTTGGATTTTACCTGTCAACGGGGCGATTGGACCGGCAAACAGTGACTATCTATCACGTGAAATAGAACTGGCGCATACGCAGGGTGTAAGCCTTATTATCCTGAAAATGGACACTCCAGGCGGTTTGGACAGTGCCATGCGAGATATTGTCCACGCTATTACTGCTTCCAATATCCCTATCGCGACTTGGGTTGGACCTGCTGGGTCACGTGCAGCCAGTGCTGGCACGTATATTTTGCTCGCCAGCCATATTGCTGCGATGGCCGAAGGCACCAACCTTGGCGCCGCCACTCCCGTTGCTTTGGGCGGGAGTAAGTCACCAACATCTCCGGTAGGAGAAGATGATGATAAAGAACCTGTCAACGACGATTACAACTCACAGCAAGTTCCCGCTAAAACCGCATCAGAGAAAAAGGTCATTAATGATGCGAAAGCCTATATCAAAGGTCTTGCTAGGCTCCATGGTCGAAATGCTGAGTGGGCTCAAAAAGCGGTAACCGAAGCTGCCAGTCTCGATGCCACTGACGCGTTAGAACTCAATGTCATTGATTACTTGGTCAATTCCCCTGAAGAGTTGATCAACGCCATCAATGGGAAAACCATCACTGTCGCCAACCAAAATGTGACACCGTCAATTGAAGTTCCCATTTTTGTTGAACGCATACCTGATTGGCGCGCAGAGATGCTGGCCGTTATCACTAATCCCAACGTCGCCTATATCTTAATGCTGATTGGTATCTATGGTCTTCTTCTTGAGTTCTATAACCCTGGTATTGGACTTCCTGGCGTGCTTGGTGGTATTTGCTTGTTGCTTGCCATGTACGCACTGCAAATGATGCCTTTGAATTACGCAGGACTTGCTCTTTTGTTGCTTGGAATCGCACTCATGGTGGCGGAAGCATTTAGCCCAAGCTTCGGCATCCTAGGGCTTGGTGGGCTCGTTGCCTTCGTGCTGGGCTCGATTTTTCTTATGGATAGTGAGCTGCCCAATTTTCAGGTAGCGCTGCCACTCATCATCGGCATAGGCATATTTTCATTGGCGCTCATTCTCCTGGTCGTGGGTTTGTTGCTTCGCATTCGTCGCAAGCACATCACAACGGGTACAGAAACTTTTCCAGGTAAGGTCGCAGTCGTCAGCGATGACTTTGTCGATGGGCATGGGCGAGTTCAATTAAATGGTGCACTTTGGAGCGCAACAACCGATGACAGCGCCAATCCTTTGCGCGGAGACAAAGTCACAATCGTCGATATTCAAGGACTAAAGCTTAAAATCACATCCCATCACCGCCCACACAATTAG